DNA from Mesorhizobium loti R88b:
CTTGGCGGCAACGCCATGATGTACATCAACCTGATCTGGGCGTGGGGTCATCCCGAGGTCTACATCCTGATCCTGCCCGCTTTCGGCGTGTTCTCGGAGGTGATCGCAACCTTCTCGGAAAAGCCTCTCTTCGGCTATCGCTCCATGGTCATCGCGACGATGGCCATCTGCATGCTGTCGTTCATGGTCTGGCTGCATCACTTCTTCACCATGGGTGCAGGTGCCGACGTTAACGCCTTCTTCGGCATTATGACCATGATCATTGCCGTCCCGACCGGCGTTAAGATCTTCAACTGGCTGTTCACGCTCTATGGCGGCAATATCCGTTTCGAGGCGCCGCTGTACTGGGCTTTGGGCTTCATGATCACCTTCGTCATCGGCGGCATGACCGGCGTGCTGCTGGCCATTCCGCCGGTCGACTTCGTCACCCACAACAGCCTGTTCCTCGTCGCCCATTTTCACAATGTGATCATCGGCGGCGTGCTGTTCGGCGCCTTCGCCGGCTACACATTCTGGTTTCCGAAGGCTTTCGGCTTTTCCTTGCACGAGGGTTTGGGCAAGGCGATCTTCTGGTGCTGGTTCATCGGCTTCTATCTCGCCTTCATGCCACTCTACGTGCTCGGCCTGATGGGCGCGACCCGCCGCATGCAGCACTATGCCGAAGCCGGGTGGCAACCGCTGATGATCGCGGCACTTGTCGGCGCGGTCGTCATCGCCGTTGGTGTTCTCCTCACCATTGTTCAGCTTGTGGTCAGCGTCCGCGGCCGCGACCAGCGGCGCGATGTCAGCGGCGATCCGTGGAACGGTCGGACGCTGGAATGGTCGACGCCCTCGCCGCCGCCGCCGTGGAACTTCACCATCGCGCCAATTGTCGATGGATTGGACGCCTATTGGGCAGCGAGGCAACAGGCGCGCTCCCGAGATAGAGACAAAGCTGAACTTGAGCCCATACTCATGCCGAAAAACAGCCCCATCGGTGCGATTGTGGCATTCTTCGCCGTGGCCACCGGCTTCGGTCTGGTCTGGCACATCTGGTGGATGGCAATTGCTGGCCTGATCGGCATCCTCGCCACGTGCCTGGCTCGTGCTTGGCAAGTTTCCACGGACGAAGACACATCGCCCGAGACGATCGGGGCATTCCAGCACCAATCTGGATACCAACCATGACGCAAGCCGATGTCGTGGTCGCCGGAGCAGATCTAGACCCACCCGCAATGCCCTTGTCGCAACGCGGACCAGCATCGACCGACGTGGTCGTGCGTTTCGGCTTCTGGCTCTTTCTGCTGAGCGATATCGTGGTGTTTTCAGCACTGTTCGCAGCCTACGCCGTCCTTTCACATCAGACGGCCGGCGGGCCTGCCGGCCCGCAACTTTTCGAGCGCGGCCGAACGCTTCTTGAAACCGGATGCCTGCTCACCTCGAGCTTCACATGCGGTGTCATGTCCCTGGCGGTGCAGCGCCGCAGCGCCGCTCAGGTCTATGGCTGGGCAGCCGCAACCTTTGCATTGGGATGTCTCTTTGTCGGACTTGAGGTTTCGGAATTCGCAGGCTTGATTGCGGCCGGCGCCGGATCGACCCGAAGTGCTTTCCTGTCGGCGTTCTTCACCCTGGTCGGCACACACGGCCTGCATGTCGGTCTCGCCCTGTGCTGGCTGCTGGTGATGATGGCGCAGGTCGCCACACTGGGCTTCCATCCCATGGTCATGCGCAGGGTGCTTTGCTTCAGCCTGTTCTGGCATGCGCTCGACATCGTCTGGATCGGCGTTTTCACCATCGTCTATTTTGGAGCCCGTTGATGGAACAGGACGACAGCGCGCTGACCGATGACCACGTACCGGGCGAACATCGCGACGGACAACAGAGCATCAGAAGCTATCTGCTCGGCTTCGGCCTGGCAGTGGTGCTGACGCTGGCCTCCTTCTGGGCGGCTCAGACGGGCCTCGTCTACGCACCGGCCGTGCCCATACTTCTTGCCGCACTCGCCGTCGGGCAAATGGGCGTCCATCTGGTTTTCTTTCTGCACATCTCCAGCGGCCCGGAAGACACCAACAACATCCTAGCCTTGGCATTTGGCGTGTTCGTCGTGGGATTGATCGTGTTTGGCTCCATGCTGATCATGGCGCAACTCAACGCAAACATGATGCCTCCTGACCAATTGATGCAGATGTAGTGTCGGGCGGCCGTGCTTGGAGTCCACAACAGGGAACCTTGCCGTCACAATAGCCGCCATAGCCGCCGCGAATTCTCTAGGTAAAGGGCGCGGCAGCTTTGGCCTCAACGTCGGAGCGCTAGACTTGGCGATCTGCATCGCATTTCTCATCCAACCGCAGCGACCCAGGGAGACTTAAGCCGACCCGCCATAGTGCCTACCGGACTGCGCGGAGCGGGGCGTGGACCGCACTGATGATGGGGAACCTGGTTCTTGCGAAGCCGTTGTGGACTATCAATAGAGGTCCTGCGCTTGAGCGAACCAGTCCCAGATATCGAGCGCAGGCCTCTCGGAAGTCCCCGCCCTCCCCCGCCGTCTCGGATCAGCGGTGCTTCCGGACAAGGCAAGCACAGGCTTATTGCGGGGATGCTTGTAGCCTGCCTCGTTCTCGGCTTCGGAGTGCTCGCCGAAGAAGTCCTGGAAGGCGACACAACCAAATTTGATCTGGCCATTATGTCGGCCCTTCGCGCGGCCGATCCGGCCTACCCGATCGGTCCGCCATGGCTTCAGGAAGCGGCCAGGGATGTGACCTCAATCGGCAGCGTGGTGTTTCTCGGCTTCGTGTTGCTGGCAGGG
Protein-coding regions in this window:
- the cyoB gene encoding cytochrome o ubiquinol oxidase subunit I; the protein is MFGKLTWSAIPFDQPIPLAASLLVVVAIATIAGLITWRGWWPYLWREWITSVDHKRIGVMYVVLALVMLLRGFIDAIMMRTQLALAAAGAQGYLTSDHYDQIFSAHGTIMIFFVAMTFMVGLMNFAVPLQLGVRDVAFPVLNSVSFWLTAAGVLLVNLSLVVGEFAKTGWLAYPPLSELAYSPGVGVDYYLWALQISGVGTLLSGINLTTTILKLRAKGMGYMRMPIFCWTALASNLLIIAAFPILTATFAMLLLDRYLGFHFFTNELGGNAMMYINLIWAWGHPEVYILILPAFGVFSEVIATFSEKPLFGYRSMVIATMAICMLSFMVWLHHFFTMGAGADVNAFFGIMTMIIAVPTGVKIFNWLFTLYGGNIRFEAPLYWALGFMITFVIGGMTGVLLAIPPVDFVTHNSLFLVAHFHNVIIGGVLFGAFAGYTFWFPKAFGFSLHEGLGKAIFWCWFIGFYLAFMPLYVLGLMGATRRMQHYAEAGWQPLMIAALVGAVVIAVGVLLTIVQLVVSVRGRDQRRDVSGDPWNGRTLEWSTPSPPPPWNFTIAPIVDGLDAYWAARQQARSRDRDKAELEPILMPKNSPIGAIVAFFAVATGFGLVWHIWWMAIAGLIGILATCLARAWQVSTDEDTSPETIGAFQHQSGYQP
- a CDS encoding cytochrome (ubi)quinol oxidase subunit III is translated as MTQADVVVAGADLDPPAMPLSQRGPASTDVVVRFGFWLFLLSDIVVFSALFAAYAVLSHQTAGGPAGPQLFERGRTLLETGCLLTSSFTCGVMSLAVQRRSAAQVYGWAAATFALGCLFVGLEVSEFAGLIAAGAGSTRSAFLSAFFTLVGTHGLHVGLALCWLLVMMAQVATLGFHPMVMRRVLCFSLFWHALDIVWIGVFTIVYFGAR
- the cyoD gene encoding cytochrome o ubiquinol oxidase subunit IV: MEQDDSALTDDHVPGEHRDGQQSIRSYLLGFGLAVVLTLASFWAAQTGLVYAPAVPILLAALAVGQMGVHLVFFLHISSGPEDTNNILALAFGVFVVGLIVFGSMLIMAQLNANMMPPDQLMQM